CTTACATCAAGCAGATAAGTTTGAGTACATCAAACCAGGACAACACACAATGTACTTCCAGTTAGCAAGTTCCTTTgctcttaattttctttttctcaacatCTCAAGAACAAGAAATGCATTGCCCACCCTATGACTTCCCACCATAGACTACAGATATAATTCAGAATGTGCAATGTGAAAGAAGCAAGCTCGCAAACTACATTCATGAGAACCAACCAGAAAACAAGTATAGACCTGTTGGATCGATCATTACCTTTCACTCTTTGTTCATATGCACCTTTATCACGCATCATAAGAGCAGCAGCTTCTCCATTTAATGGATCTGATGGGTTGGGATACAAAAGAAGTTGAGGAAGGAACACCTCAAACACGTTTACCAAATCTGGAACAAATTAAGGAGCACAAACAGAAATGTTGATTTCTCCATAAAATGGCATTGGCAAGATGGTACACAGGGCTTGCGAAAAGGCAATAAAGTGGTGGATGTGTCATACCAAACATGGGGCTCCAGGTCTGATTGATAACATCCAAACAAACTGAGCCTGACCTGAAACTCAAAATGGCACTACAGTGTAAGACTGATGCAACAAATTCAACTACAAACTTAGAGCTCCAGAGAAATAGACCGTTGATCATAATTCGAGTAAATGAGCTACATTTTCCACTTTTTAATGCTCACTGACTCACATTTCATCGACGTTCGGGTGATAAATTTTATTGACAAAGCCAATTGAAGGGGATTTATAAGGATAAGCATCTGGCAGCTCAACCCTTATCCTCCATAGACCTCCCTGGTAAGGACCTGCAAATGGCCAATTCAATTAACCCAAGCAAATGCCTGAAACTGCAACCTacttaaaaaggaaaaccacCGACACTGATTACTACACTTGCAGCTACTTACCCGCAATAAACATGCCAGCTGACAAATTATCaggtagattaaaaaaaaagaaaattacatatAACAATTAATTATTGCCAAAAGTACCTAAAGTTGTTGCTCTACCATTCAAGAGAAGTTATATATGTAAAATGCCAAAAAGGGTTTCATCTGGGAGCCAAAATGAAGAGTACCACAACAAATATTCCCTCAATAGAAGAACCCACTAGTCTTATGGAAGGAGACCGAAAATTATCTGAAGACCGAAACCCCCAAAATAACCTTTATTTCAGTAAATAAAAAGCGGTCCAACGAAAAAAGACTATAATCTATCACAACCCACCAAAACATTCCAGCAAAAGGAGCTAAAAATTCCAATCAAAGAGGTAAAATTAAGTGAATCACAAAATCAGGAGTGGGTATAGAAGATATACTGTCTTTGGGTCCATGGAACTCCACATAGAACTCTTGCATGCCATCATTGATCATCTCCACCTTGTAATCACTCATCATCCTACACAGCTCAAACCAAACAAAACCCAGAATCAATAACAGGCAGAGCCAGACAtacagaaatgaaaaaaaaaaaaggaaaagaagacacCAAACAAAAACTCAAGAAGAAAAACagacggcaaaaaaaaaaaaaaagaattacagcTTCATCAAATCCATCTCACGGCGTTTGCTTGGAGAAGACATggttcttcctcctttttctttcctttttgcctttcttGCTTCTCTCTTAACTCCTCCCTTGTGGGTAAGGATTTTGGTGAGAGGCTGAGGAAGAGGTGCCTGTGGGGAGgtgagggaagagagaggtgTGAGCAAAATTCCTCAAAGAGGGTTCAGACAAGCAAGAGGGAAATTAGGTGGGCCTGTGATgatttatatacatatatatatatatacatatataacaaTCATGATAATCATCATTATGATTGATGATGCAGTACATAAACAgatgtatatatataatcatGGAAATACGTATAATCCAAATGTATATGGCCGTATGTGTGGGCCGATGTATGTAGAGACACGAAGCAAACTGGTCACATGTCCTGATCCTGTctcattttcaagaaataattcttttttttttctcgcatTTCTTTG
This sequence is a window from Rhodamnia argentea isolate NSW1041297 chromosome 3, ASM2092103v1, whole genome shotgun sequence. Protein-coding genes within it:
- the LOC115746532 gene encoding ubiquitin-conjugating enzyme E2 4 isoform X2 translates to MSSPSKRREMDLMKLMMSDYKVEMINDGMQEFYVEFHGPKDSPYQGGLWRIRVELPDAYPYKSPSIGFVNKIYHPNVDEMSGSVCLDVINQTWSPMFDLVNVFEVFLPQLLLYPNPSDPLNGEAAALMMRDKGAYEQRVKGNDRSNRVL
- the LOC115746532 gene encoding ubiquitin-conjugating enzyme E2 4 isoform X1, translated to MSSPSKRREMDLMKLMMSDYKVEMINDGMQEFYVEFHGPKDSPYQGGLWRIRVELPDAYPYKSPSIGFVNKIYHPNVDEMSGSVCLDVINQTWSPMFDLVNVFEVFLPQLLLYPNPSDPLNGEAAALMMRDKGAYEQRVKEYCEKYAKPEDVGAAGEDKLSDEELSEDDSVSSDDEVAGKADP